The genomic region aacggcgccgtcaatgatgattttgtcgggtcgttacacagtCAAGTTGACAAAACCAATTTCAATAAATTACATGTTAATCAGAGCCATCTAAATTACCTCCTTTATTCCTTCCCTTATCTTTCTAATAATCAATCGCTTTTCCTCTCTTTTCTTCTCTCAATCAAAAGACCAAAATTAATTCCCATCTTAATCAACATCATCGTCCCCTTCTTTATCTTTTCTTCCTGTTAAAGCAATCTCCATGGCAAACGACAAAGAACTTAACATTTCCAATAACTTCGGAGTGACAAACATCCATACCTTTGTCCCACTCAACCTCGATCTCGAAGAATTAAATTATGATTCATGGCGAGAGCTTTTTGAAACCCATTGTATGACCTTCGATCTAATTGGTCATCTCGATGGAACAACGGTTGCTACAGGAAACGTTGACAAAGAATGGAAGAAAACAAACTCACTTATCAAACTTTGGATCTACGGAACGCTTTCTAAACCTATTCTTCAATCGGTTGTTAAATGAAAGTATTCCGCACACCAATTATGGGAATACATCGAGAACCTCTTTCGTAATAATAAAGAAAGTCGGGCTATGGAACTCGAAAATGAGCTTCGCACTATTGTTCTTGGCGACTCATCTATCACCGAATACTGCCGCCGTATCCAAACTTTAGCAGACCTTCTTGAAAATATTGAATCATCGGTTGCTGACAAAACACTTGTTACCTATATGATCAATGGTTTACCGGAAAAATATGATCACACCTCCGAGAGTATCACGTTCAAGGAACCCTTTCCTACAGACTCGATCGATGCTCCTTTTAGCCGAAAAACATATGTCAAATCATCGTCTTCCTTTATCCAGCTCGCACCATGATAACTCCTCAAGCCCAACAATTCTTTTTACCGACAGGAGCAGTGGCAGTCGAAATAACAACAAAACTAAATGCAATGGTGGCAAGCAGAATCATAGTACTAGTCGTGGTAATGGAAACAAACAAGGAAATGGGTCTCAATTTAACTCACGTGGACTGACATCTCAAAACAACATATCTAATGGCCCTAACCATCGTAGACAACAATCTTATTGGGCTCCAGGTTCCTTCGATTGGACTCTTCCTCCATGGGCCTGGCAGCCTGGCATGCCGCATCCCTACTGGACTGGACCCTCGCCTACGAACAGGCCCAACAACCGCGGCCCAGGACAGCAGCCTCGATCCAACAGTTCTGGGCTGTTAGGTGCAGGCCCACATGCGCCTTCACCTCAAACATATACTGCTGGTTCAGCTTCGGGTGTGCCACCTCCTTGGACTTGGTTTCCCCCGCACAACAATGGTGATTCTACATCTCTACCTCAAGTCTTTGGTGCATGCTCACTTCAGGACCCCGGTGATGACGGCTGGTATATGGACACCGGGGCAACTGCTCATGTAGCCACGAACTCAGGTAAACTCAGTACCATCTAATATGTCTTCATCCTCATATTCTTCTTCTACTAACACAACACACACTCCTCCTACACCCACTACCACCATCAATTCCGCACCCTCTGACAcgtcttcctcttcagattcttcTCCCAACGAAGAACCTCCCTATACTACTAACACCAGCACAACTTCCGAACCACCCCTGAACCAACATCCCATGATCACTCGTGCCAAAACCGGAATCTCCAAACCCATCTCTCGCCTTAACTTACATATCACCACACCTCCCGACATTCCCCAAACCAACATTCAAGCTCTTGCCAACCCTCAATGAAAAAAGGCAATGACcgatgaatataatgctttaattaaaaatGGTACTTGGGTTCTGGTTCCACGGCCCTCGGGGGTTAATATTGTTAGATCTATGTGGTTATTTAAACGTAAGTTACGCTCTGATGGTTATTTGGACAGGTATAAGGCATGGCTAGTTGCTAACGGGAAAAGTCAGCGGCCTGGTATCGACTGTGGTGAGACATTTAGCCCGGTGGTTAAACCGGCTACTATTAGGGCTGTTCTGAGCCTATCTGTTTCTCGACACTGGCCCattcatcagctagatgtcaagaacgcttttttACATGGTGACTTATCTGAAACTGTCTACATGCATCAACCTCCCGGGTTTCACCCTGGTTATGTTTGTCGtttacaaaaatctttatatggtcTCAAACAAGCTCCTCGTGCTTGGTTCCATCGATTCACTACGTTTGCTCAACAtgttggtttctctcatagtatgtGTGATTCATCTCTCTTCATCTATAGACAAGGGACTCATGTTTCACATTTACTTctctatgtggatgatattattctcACCGCTTCTTCGACAGCTCTTTTACGACAGATCATTTCTTCCCTTTGCAGGGAATTTACTATGACTGACCTCGGACCGCTTAATTATTTTCTGGGAATCTCTGCAACCCGCACCTCACAGGGTATGTTTCTCTCTCAACGAAAATACACTCTTGACATCTTAGATAGAGCTGGCATGACTGACTGTAAGCCATGTAACATACCTGTTGATACTCAGCCAAAACTTGGACCTCATGGGCCTACTATTAAGGATCCCACACTATATCGTAGTCTTGCAGGTGCTTTGCAGTATTTAACCTTCACTCGCCCTGATCTTATGTTGTTCAGCAATTGTGCCTATTCATTTACGATCCTCGGGAACCTCACCTAGCTGCTCTAAAACGCGTTTTGCGTTATGTTCGCGGCACTGTCGATAACGGGTTGCAAATTTCTCCTTCTTCCTCTACTAAGCTAATAGCTTACTCTGATGCAGACTGGGGTGGATGCCCCGACACTCGACGTTCTACGTCAGGGTATTGTGTATTTTTGGGAGATAACCTCTTATCATGGTCTTCAAAGAGATAAGCAACCGTCTCCCGATCTAGTACGGAAGCAGAATATCGAGCGGTTGCTAATGCTGTTGCAGAGACATGCTGGATTCGCAATCTTCTTCGCGAATTACACTCACCTTTATCTCACGCAACATTGGTTTATTGTGATAATGTGAGTGCTGTCTATCTATCCACAAACCCTGTTCAGCACCAACGCACCAAACACATAGAAATCGACATACATTTTGTGCGTGATCAGGTTGCTACAGGAGCTATTAGAGTTCTTCATGTCCCCACTACATCTCAGTATGCTGATATCTTCACCAAGGGACTGCATACTCGTCTGTTTACTGAATTCAAATCCAGCTTGAACGTCCGTTCGTTACCTCCCGTTCCAACTGCGGGGGGTATTAGTCaatgtattttatgtatatttgtcTTTGGGCTAGCCCATTTGTATTTAGCTCAAGCCCTATGTAAATACGTGTAAAAGCTTGTATCTTGCCTATATATATCTTGTAAATGAGAAGGTTCAGTCAAGTTgacaacatcaatttcaataaattACAATTTGAAGTTACGATACGGTAACTTGAAAATGAAATTGAATGTGTTTTTGTTGTTTATAGTTTGTTGATGAAAATTTTATTCGATGGACTTGAAGCTCTTTTTCCTACTCAGTCTTTAGTTTAACTAGATGGAAGTTACTTCTTTTTCCTACTCAGTCTTTAGTTTAACTAGATGGAAGTTACTTATTATGCGTTTTAACGCCTATAATTGTATATCACTATATAaattaaaagagagtctcgattagctaataattgtttttaaaacccccttaattaccattagattaaaaaattacataataatacccttgatccaacggtccttaatcattcactaaaaaaattagctaataaatcaattgtGAAAACACTCGTCCCTAAAATACCCTCCTAATTAAAAGAAACCCGTAACGCTAGATAAATAAAAGGTTCTGATTGTCATCGTCTCATCGTCGGCTCATTCAGAAATTAGAGCAACCCTAAATTTTTCCCTAAATCGCGTTCAATCAATATCAGTGATTCGTCCAAAATATTGATCGATTTAACTAAATCCTGTCAAATCATTCATCATCGCAGCATTCTCTTCAATAGTTGATTATTCATCATAGGTACCAACTACTGTTTAATTTTCTTCACAGCTATTTGCAGCTATTCAATTAATTTAATAGTGGTAATAATAAGTGCTGTATTGTTTAATAGTCATAGTGACTAAAACAAGACAAGtactaattttttattttttttactacaaCTATGTGTTACTGTGTAGGATGGTAATGATTATGacaatgatggtggtggtggtggttttggTGAAGATGAGAATGCCGATGGATTTGCAGCTATTTAACAAAACTGATTTTTACAACACCGTTCTAATCGTACATGTGCATAAATAACAATGCATGTTTGACTTGCTAATTGCAAGTTCTAAATCGTTGCAACTTGAAATAAGTGCAGCCCACTGTTCTTTCTTTGCTTGCTATTAAATGTGTATACATGTGAATGGTTACATACACACTCGACTGTAATGACACTGATAAGTGCTGACTTTTCTTGAGACATTTTATAGTAGAATCTGTTATCAATAAATGTTTATTATTTAGTGTAGTAAAGCCTGGATGCTTTACATTTTTACTTAGTGTAGTAAAATTTACAAAATACTAACAAATGAACATATGACAGATTACATTGGAATGATAGTTAGAGTACACAACGTCGAGAACCACGAAAGCGATCACTCCACACAAAGAAGGCTTTACATAGTAAGGAGAACAACATTATAAAAAGAAGGCACAAccaatttacaaaaaaaaaaaaaaaaaaaaaaaaaattaattgttcTGCTCTCTGTATCTTGCAACAATAACATCGTCGAACTGGCCAAAAACTTTGACTTTGCCGAATACGAGTAAATGGAAAAACCGGTTCTCAAAGCCATCACATCATGCTTGGTCAGAAAAATATTGGAGTACTTCTTACCAGGAGAACCACAACTGAAAGGAACATGGCAACCCACAGGTATCTAAACCCACCAATTCCCGAATACCTCGACCATATTATACAATAAGTACAACAGAGGCTAAACTTTTTTTATATTCCTTTCTACCAATTCTATGTACATTCTCCTAAACCCTACAGATGTAGTCGAAATTGGAATTTGATTGTATATTAAAACACAGTGGTGTTACCATAAAGGCTAAGCGGGCAGTGGTTGTTGGTTTACCTGTTTCATTGTTACTGCTTAAAAGAAGATGCCACAGTTATTGTCGTTCATTCGAACACATTGTCCACAAAGTATCATTTGTGAGGTAGACATTGTTATTGCTGCAGCAGGACAAGCTATGATGATATGCATATTTTGTTTCATATGTAATTttaagttacattttatttattataatGTCAGGATTTAAAAAATACTTTTTATTCGATTTAAAAAATACTTTTTACATAGCCGTGCTTCATCATGTGTAGATGACACGGTTGGAGTTCTCTCATTATGATTATAAATTGTGTGGTACAATACCAGCCAAGGATTTTGCGTTATCCATGGTTGCATCAGGTGATATAAGGCATAAGAGCCGGTTGCTTAACCATGTAGATGAATTAGATAACGAGCCTCATCTAAAGAATATTTGCATCACATTTGAGGAATTTAAAAGCTTTGCAGAACTACGTAAGAAGCTACATCCATTTTCTCTAGCGATTTTTAGCTATGGAAAAGTCAATGGATTTTTGACAAGGAAGGATTTTCAAAGAGCAGCTAATCACGTAAGGCATCCTACTCTTATTGCTAGATATATATGAGGCTAATTAAGACTTTTTAACCTTAATTGTTTGTGGCAGACCTGTGTACATTCTTCTTACTTCCGACATTCAAGAGGCCTTCTTGATACAACAAGGTACAATACATTCTTTTTCGAAGTTTATACAGATTTAAAATAATTAAGCATGTATATTTGAGTAATTACCTTTTCACTAAATTTACAAGAAAGTTATTAAATGGTGCTAATCAGGCTATCCAGGCTTTGACATTGCTAAAATATTGTTCATATCTTATCTATGATGGTGTCACTTTGAGTCTCTATATTAAAAAGAATTTAAATTTGGGTTACCAGAAATACTTTGACTCTAAAGCTAACGGGTCAAATGTGTTGAGCTTTGTTTGAAGTTGTGGATGGTGGTTGGGTCATTAGCAACTTTGTCTCCCAGGTAAAATTTTGCTTTCTTATTAAATCTTCCTTTCTTACTATTTTGTGACGGACTTAACATCACTTACTTATTATTGAGATCCTTCATCAGTATAAGTTTCTTCACGAGATATCTTTGTTTTAAAGGTTGAAAAATCAGCCTTTAAGCAATATGTGTTAAAATTTTTCTTAttttatgaatgttaaaataatgaCGCATCTTTTACTATGTGTGGTAATAATAACTCTCTATTATTGCAGTTGTGATTTCGATGATGAATTAGGCGATCCTTCTACAAAGGAGGTGAAAGTGGTTACAAGAAGCTCCCTTTAAGGAGTCAACACAAGGTggcaaatataaaaaaaaaattaacagttACAAGTTTGGAATACCACCCTTAGGTTAAGATTTAAACATTATAATTTAAAAAAGTGAGTAAAATTTGTCTTCTTGACCATGTGGATGTGAATGATCATCTTCAGTTGACCTTTATATTCATTTTTAGTTCACTCATTTGACCTGTTATTTAGTCTTGAACAATCCGGTAATGGGTCAAAATGAGTAATCTTATTGTGAATTTTTAAGGGCTACTATGTGCAACATATGTTATATCATATATGCAATGCATACAAGTGAAGTGGGATTGAACTAAATTCAATACATATAACGTATATGTAGCTTGACTTTTATGTTGTATTTGCAGATCAGGATGTGTGTTATTGTGGTATAACATTATATGTAATTCTTGTGGGAGCTTATCCATTTGAGGTACTTACGGGATGAGCCTAACAATTTTTGCAATTAGTGAATTTCGTAAGGTATGTTATGTACTGCTTTTGTTTACAAATCTTATTTTGTATGTTGTGTAGGTGGCAATCTGGACGGGTCAGGTGGGCCGGTAACATAGAGAAACAATTCATTGCAGTTAGTAGTAAACTGCATTCAGTTAGTGTTTGGCATAAGTATATGTTAGTCTTTGTGCAAATCATACACAAAATGTAGTTATGAAGATGACCAAAATAAATTATAAACCCATGGCAAGTCGATGATGGCAACAGGAGAATGATATGTATTATCATTGGAACTTTACGTTTGTTATTAATGCGTGCTTTCATATGCAATATGCAACACTAATATTGTGTTTCTTTgatataaggtttagggtttagatataaggtttagggtttagagtttagtgtataaggTTTAGTGTTTCaggtttatggtttagactttaaggtttaatgtttagattttagaatttatggtttagggtttttagggtatagggtttaaggCTTAGtgtttagtttttataatttatagtttagagtatagatatagggcttagggtttagggttagggttatggtttagtgtataggatttaaggtttagagtttatggtttagtgtatatggtttagggtttagagtttagggtttagattttggaatttaaggtttaaggtttagggtatatggtttagggtttagtatgtaGGGTTAAGGtttggtggtttagggtttagggttgatttagggtttagatttaaggtttagggtttagggtttagggtttagagtttagtgtatagggtttaggatttagtgtttgggtttatggtttagactttaaggtttaaggtttagattttagaatttatggttagggtttagggtataggttagggcttagggtttagtttttacaatttatggtttagtatagatatagggtttagggtttagtgcataggatttagggtttagggtttatggtttagtgtatatGGTTTAGGGTATATGTTTTAGGTTTTACAGTTTATGGTTTATATTATAATttaaggtttatggtttagggtattgggtataggatttagagtttagggtttaatgtgtagggtaaagggttggtggtttagggttcAGGGTTGGTTTAGGGTtcagagtttagtgtatagggtttattgtttacggtttatggtttacaggttagggtttagattttaaaaTTTATGGTTTAGGATATAGGGGTTAGGCTTTATTgtttaggatttagagtttagggtttagtaagtttaaggtttagatttagggtttaggtttaaggCTTAGTGTTTAAGGAGCGAGATATGTTGATGAAGCTGAAAGTTAATTTTATATTGGTTGCATTTATTATCTATGTTTTTTAGAATATATTAACCTTCTTGCTAAAGACAATTTATGAGGTTTCAAGCATTTTTAAATGAACTTTGGAAGTTTAAATCCATTTAGCCAATTAAAACATTCAAATCTGTATATGTTCTACCTTGCTACAATCGTTGATGTTTTGTTTATATTTAATGTGATTTTGATACGCATATTGTGTGGTGAATAGATGAATCATAAAATCATAAGCATAAAGATTCAACTTGATCTCAAATTAAATTAcacaaaggaaagaaagaaagccaTAAAGATTGTATCTTTTTTACAAAGATAAGAAAACACATTAAAAAAATATTACAAACATTTATATAGAATTAAAACTCAATTACCTCCTAATACGAAGCTTCATTTTTGGTTAAAAATAAGGCAAAAGGAATGGAATTTTCTAatttttataaagataattattTAACCAAAGTTGTATCTACCTAAACTACTCCTAAATTAACAAAACGAGGACTATCGAAACTCAAAAAAGAGAACAAACACAAAAAAAATCAATCGTCACTTACCATTACCATATCGACGATCGTCTCATCCAAAACATAGAACCTGTAAATAATCACTCGGAGATTGTTAACCATCCATCGTTTTCAAGCAATCGAACACACTTGCAATACTATCTTGTGTCCATTCATCGTCAATTCAAAAATACTCGTTAGTTTCTTCTTATTTCGTCTCAATTATCAGGGTATTACTTTTCGATTAAAAAATAATATAGATTGGTACTTTAATAGATTCATATTTCCATTATTGCATGTCATATCAGGTTCATAAATCATTTAAATTTGTACTTTAATCAAATTTTTTAGGATTTTTAATTTTGCTTACTCTTACTGCACTGCATGTATTTAGTTATGTATATTAATGGATGTAGGTTTGAGGACTCTTCGAACATTCTATCAGGTACATTACAAACAATTTCTCAGACTTTAGGGTttcggtgttttttttttttttttttttgttctttttgaaaaagtcattcatatggtctATTTTGTAACACACAAACTGAATAGAATGTATTTTAATTTAAAACATTTTAAACATCTTTACACAAAAAAAGTTTTAGTAACAAACTTTAAACCTTTTTGAAAACTTACTTATCGtcttaatttataatttatttccGTATGAAAAATAACCACTAACATATCTATTGTAATTTAATTTGATGATACAATACAATGGACTAGAACATGGCTAAGTACGGAAGGCCCCATTCCTTTGTTTTCGGCATCGTTCACACAGAAAACGAACAATTGGTATTTCTCTAAACTTAATACAATTATCACTTAATACATTTGTTTATAGTACTTCAACTTCAAAATTCACTTATTGATCAAGGTTATATTGTTGAATGATTAATCTACAGCAACTTCCCAAACATTTTGTCCGTGAACAGTTTAAGAAAACAGTGAAAAAGAGGAATGTCTGTATCAACTGTAACGGTGTTAAATTCAAAGTTAAAATTACCAAAGAAGTTGAGATAAGATTCATAAGCAGTGTATTGCCTTCAATAATGCAGCAATTAAATTTAACGTAATTCATTTGCTTCACTGCAAAACAACAAGCTTATTGGGATTTAACGATTTACGATGAAGAAATGTGCTTGGCCAAGTTTGAAGATGAAGTGACACATTCCAATAATACATCAACCCACCTTAAACTGCTTATAATGGCACCACAAATGCATTTTCAATCTTGCAtcaaacatgtagtgacccgaactttttcatgtttatatatattaattgagattgatatttacatgattaaatatttccaacatgttaagcaatcaaacttgttaagacttgattaattgaaatatgtttcatatagacaattgaccacccaagttgaccggtgattcacgaacgttaaaacttgtaaaaactatatgatgacatatatatggatatatatatagttaacatgatactatgataagtaaacatatcattaagtatattaacaatgaactacatatgtaaaaacaagactactaacttaatgatttttaaacgagacatatatgtaacgattatcgttgtaaagacatttaatgtatatatatcatattaagagatattcatacatgataatatcatgataatataataatttaaaatctcatttgatattataaacattgggttaacaacatttaacaagatcgttaacctaaaggtttcaaaacaacacttacatgtaacgactaacgatgacttaacgactcagttaaaatgtatatacatgtagtgttttaatatgtatttatacacttttgaaagacttcaatacacttatcaaaatacttctacttaacaaaaatgcttacaattacatcctcgttcagtttcatcaacaattctactcgtatgcacccgtattggtactcgtacaatacacagcttttagatgtatgtactattggtatatacactccaatgatcagctcttagtagcccatgtgagtcacctaacacatgtgggaaccatcatttggcaactagcatgaaatatctcataaaattacaaaaatatgagtaatcattcatgacttatttacatgaaaacaaaattacatatactttatatctaatccatacaccaacgaccaaaaacacctacaaacactttcattcttcaattttattcatctaattgatctctctcaagttctatcttcaagttctaagtgttcttcatatattctacaagttctagttacataaaatcaagaatactttcaagtttgctagctcacttccaatcttgtaaggtgatcatccaacctcaagaaatctttgtttcttacattaggttatcattctaatacaaggtaataatcatattcaaactttggttcaatttctataactataacaatcttatttcaagtaatgatcttacttgaacttgttttcgtatcatgattctgcttcaagaacttcgagccatccaaggatccgttgaagctagatccatttttctcttttccagtaggtttatccaaggaacttaaagtagtaatgatattcataacatcaatcgattcatacatataaagctatcttattcgaaggtttaaacttgtaatcactagaacatagtttagttaattctaaacttgttcgcaaacaaaagttaatccttctaacttgacttttaaaatcaactaaacacatgttctatatctatatgatatgctaacttaatgatttaaaacctggaaacacgaaaaacaccgtaaaaccggatttacgccgtcgtagtaacaccgcgggctgttttgggttagttaattaaaaactatgataaactttgatttaaaagttgttattctgagaaattgatttttattatgaacatgaaactatatccaaaaattatggttaaactcaaagtggaagtatgttttctaaaatggtcatctagacgtcgttctttcgactgaaatgactacctttacaaaaacgacttgtaacttatttttccgactataaacctatactttttttgtttagattcataaaatagagttcaatatgaaaccatagcaatttgattcactcaaaacggatttaaaatgaagaagttatgggtaaaacaagattggataatttttctcattttagctacgtgaaaattggtaacaaatctattccaaccataacttaatcaacttgtattgtatattatgtaatcttgagataccatagacacgtatacaatgtttcgacctatcatgtcgacacatctatatatatttcggaacaaccatagacactctatatgtgaatgttggagttagctatacagggttgaggttgattccaaaatatatatagtttgagttgtgatcaatactgagatacgtatacactgggtcgtggattgattcaagataatatttatcgatttatttctgtacatctaactgtggacaactagttgtaggttactaacgaggacagctgacttaataaacttaaaacatcaaaatatattaaaagtgttgtaaatatattttgaacatactttgatatatatgtatatattgttataggttcgtgaatcaaccagtggccaagtcttacttcccgacgaagtaaaaatctgtgaaagtgagttatagtcccacttttaaaatctaatatttttgggatgagaatacatgcaggttttataaatgatttacaaaatagacacaagtacgtgaaactaaattctatggttgaattatcgaaatcgaatatgcccctttttattaagtctggtaatctaagaattagggaacagacaccctaattgacgcgaatcctaaagatagatctattgggcctaacaaaccctatccaaagtaccggatgctttagtacttcgaaatttatatcatatccgaagggtgtcccggaatgatggggatattcttatatatgcatcttgttaatgtcagttaccaggtgttcaccatataaatgatttttatctctatgtatgggatgtgtattgaaatatgaaatcttgtggtctattgttacgatttgatatatataggttaaacctataactcaccaacattttttgttgacgttttaagcatgtttattctcaggtgattattaagagcttccgctgtcgcatacttaaataaggacgagatttggagtccatgcttgtatgatattgtgtaaaaactgcattcaagaaacttattttgttgtaacatatttgtattgtaaaccattatgtaatggtcgtgtgtaaacatgatattttagattatcattatttgataatctacgtaaagctttttaaacctttattgatgaaataaaggttatggtttgttttaaaatgaatgcagtctttgaaaaacgtctcatatagaggtcaaaacctcgcaacgaaatcaattaatatggaacgtttttaatcaataagaacgggacatttcagttggtatccgagcgttggtcttagagaaccagaattttgcattagtgtgtcttatcgagtttgttaggatgcattagtgagtctggacttcgaccgtgtttacttgaaaaatgattgcttaacaaattttgttggaaactatatatttttaacatgtgaatattatgtgatatattaatctcttaacgcgtttgatattatgtgatagatgtctacctctagaacaagtcccattgactcacctaataataatgaagagtcaaatgtaaattgaaatgattcgtggactgattcacaagttctcgaagaggaaccggaagaagagtcggaaccggaagaaaaatcggaaccggaagaaaaatcggaaccggaagaagaatcggaactggatgaagaaatagaaccggtgggg from Rutidosis leptorrhynchoides isolate AG116_Rl617_1_P2 chromosome 9, CSIRO_AGI_Rlap_v1, whole genome shotgun sequence harbors:
- the LOC139866993 gene encoding calcium uptake protein, mitochondrial-like isoform X1 gives rise to the protein MEKPVLKAITSCLVRKILEYFLPGEPQLKGTWQPTGDIRHKSRLLNHVDELDNEPHLKNICITFEEFKSFAELRKKLHPFSLAIFSYGKVNGFLTRKDFQRAANHTCVHSSYFRHSRGLLDTTRNTLTLKLTGQMC
- the LOC139866993 gene encoding calcium uptake protein, mitochondrial-like isoform X3, encoding MEKPVLKAITSCLVRKILEYFLPGEPQLKGTWQPTGDIRHKSRLLNHVDELDNEPHLKNICITFEEFKSFAELRKKLHPFSLAIFSYGKVNGFLTRKDFQRAANHTCVHSSYFRHSRGLLDTTRLSRL
- the LOC139866993 gene encoding calcium uptake protein, mitochondrial-like isoform X2; amino-acid sequence: MTRLEFSHYDYKLCGTIPAKDFALSMVASGDIRHKSRLLNHVDELDNEPHLKNICITFEEFKSFAELRKKLHPFSLAIFSYGKVNGFLTRKDFQRAANHTCVHSSYFRHSRGLLDTTRNTLTLKLTGQMC